A window of Thermoproteota archaeon contains these coding sequences:
- the radA gene encoding DNA repair and recombination protein RadA, whose amino-acid sequence MVKEEPKEGAPDEIDETYYEEVGAGEEFDLTDLEGVGPATAKRLMEAGYTTLESIAMSTPAELAVYAGIGEGVAQKIIQAARSKLNIDVMSAYDYYQQRKVVQRITTGSKALDELLGGGVETQSITEIYGPYGSGKTQFAHQMAVTVQLPEDKGGLGRAALFIDTEGTFRPERIIQIAERFGLDPEKALKNILYARAFTSDHQMIVTERAEPYIKERNIGLIIVDSLISHFRGEYVGRETLAERQQKLNKYLHKLLKLALGYNLAVIVTNQVVADPGAFFGDPNRPAGGHVLGHGVTARLYIKRGKKDRRVVKLVKSPYLPEGTVEVVITEGGIEDV is encoded by the coding sequence GTGGTCAAGGAGGAACCTAAGGAGGGAGCGCCTGATGAGATTGATGAAACTTATTATGAAGAGGTGGGTGCGGGAGAGGAGTTCGATCTAACCGATCTAGAGGGGGTCGGCCCCGCCACTGCTAAGAGGCTCATGGAAGCTGGTTACACCACGTTGGAGTCCATAGCTATGTCTACCCCAGCTGAGCTGGCTGTTTACGCGGGGATAGGAGAAGGTGTAGCCCAGAAGATAATACAGGCCGCGAGATCTAAGTTGAATATCGATGTCATGTCCGCTTACGATTACTATCAGCAGAGGAAGGTGGTTCAGAGGATAACAACTGGTTCCAAGGCATTGGATGAACTATTAGGAGGGGGTGTTGAGACCCAGTCGATCACGGAGATATACGGTCCCTACGGATCTGGAAAAACGCAGTTTGCTCATCAGATGGCGGTAACGGTTCAGCTTCCGGAGGATAAGGGTGGTCTGGGAAGAGCAGCCCTCTTCATCGATACGGAGGGAACATTCAGGCCAGAGAGGATAATACAGATAGCTGAGAGGTTCGGATTGGATCCGGAAAAGGCCCTGAAGAACATACTGTACGCGAGGGCGTTCACTAGTGATCACCAGATGATAGTAACGGAGAGGGCAGAGCCCTACATAAAGGAGAGGAATATAGGGCTGATAATCGTGGACTCCCTGATAAGCCACTTCAGAGGAGAATACGTGGGCAGGGAAACCCTCGCCGAGAGGCAGCAGAAGCTCAACAAGTACCTCCACAAGCTGCTCAAGCTGGCTCTGGGATACAATCTAGCGGTCATAGTCACAAATCAGGTGGTGGCCGATCCCGGTGCCTTCTTCGGAGATCCTAACAGGCCTGCAGGTGGTCACGTATTGGGCCATGGCGTAACGGCTAGGCTCTACATAAAGAGGGGGAAGAAGGACCGCAGGGTGGTCAAGCTAGTCAAGAGCCCCTACCTTCCGGAGGGAACTGTTGAGGTCGTCATAACTGAAGGAGGTATAGAGGATGTCTAA
- a CDS encoding DapH/DapD/GlmU-related protein: MFLSKKANLKGVSLEGDVTVIGPSSIGPGTVLGMYSVIGYPTYRKIRSLGEKDLASYDDLSEGAVIGENCFLRSHSVVYERVKMGNRVQTGHAVLIREDTIIGDGTVVGTHAVVDGRVVIGKKVSIQSGTYIPPESRIGDRVFLAPFVVITNDKYPASKRLLGVTIEDDAVIGANAVLISGVRIGEGAVVASGAVVTRDVPPRKVVIGVPARVVMDRGEYERKKREYEEG, translated from the coding sequence ATGTTCCTCTCTAAAAAGGCGAACCTGAAAGGTGTATCTCTGGAGGGAGATGTGACAGTAATTGGTCCTTCATCCATCGGCCCAGGCACAGTTTTGGGGATGTATTCCGTTATTGGGTACCCCACCTACCGCAAGATCAGGTCCTTAGGCGAGAAGGACTTGGCATCTTACGATGATCTGAGCGAGGGAGCCGTTATCGGAGAGAACTGCTTTCTGAGAAGTCACTCAGTCGTATACGAGAGGGTGAAGATGGGGAATAGAGTTCAAACGGGGCACGCCGTCCTCATAAGGGAAGACACGATCATAGGGGATGGGACCGTCGTGGGAACCCATGCAGTTGTAGACGGGAGAGTGGTCATTGGGAAGAAAGTCAGCATACAAAGCGGCACCTACATACCGCCGGAGAGCAGGATAGGGGATCGCGTGTTCTTGGCTCCATTCGTCGTCATAACCAATGATAAGTATCCGGCGAGCAAGAGGCTGCTCGGAGTAACTATAGAGGATGATGCCGTTATTGGCGCCAATGCGGTGTTGATATCAGGAGTCAGAATAGGCGAGGGTGCTGTTGTGGCTTCAGGAGCCGTCGTCACGAGGGATGTACCCCCAAGGAAGGTCGTTATCGGAGTTCCAGCCAGAGTAGTCATGGACAGGGGGGAATATGAGAGGAAGAAAAGGGAGTATGAAGAAGGTTAG
- a CDS encoding TIGR00269 family protein — MRKCDLCGFNEAVYTDHSKGVSVCADCLMKSVRRRAWQVLKGELIAGDKVMIAHSGGKDSSLALLLTKEFADTHPDMKLSLLSVTVDEGTFYRKASVKLAERLANELGVRHRTYTMEEIHGLSIEELDFRLPANWKRSPCTYCGVLRRQALNAIAREIGATVVVTGHNLDDLVQTAVMNLSRGDINALVKTLRHERKMEEGLVPRVRPLKMVYEREVATLVVAKKIPSHLGKCPFTQGMRIGVRREIDYLEDHIPGTKVKALHTFSLISHGLSPDVQLRRCRVCGEPTTTEMCKACQFKRELSTFLHRDLVRPLNLEKVRKDRDLWD; from the coding sequence TTGAGGAAGTGCGACCTTTGCGGCTTCAATGAGGCCGTGTACACGGATCACAGTAAGGGGGTATCGGTATGCGCCGACTGTCTTATGAAGTCCGTGAGGAGGAGAGCTTGGCAGGTCTTGAAGGGAGAGCTAATAGCAGGGGACAAGGTGATGATAGCTCACTCGGGGGGAAAGGACAGTTCCCTTGCTCTTCTCCTCACAAAGGAGTTCGCTGACACTCACCCGGACATGAAGCTTAGCCTACTCTCTGTTACTGTAGATGAAGGGACCTTCTACAGGAAGGCCTCCGTGAAGCTCGCTGAGAGACTGGCTAACGAGCTCGGGGTGAGACATAGGACGTATACAATGGAGGAGATTCATGGTCTATCCATAGAAGAGCTGGATTTCAGACTTCCTGCCAACTGGAAGAGAAGTCCATGTACCTACTGTGGAGTCCTCAGGAGACAAGCTTTGAACGCGATTGCTAGGGAGATAGGGGCGACTGTCGTTGTGACAGGGCATAACCTCGATGATCTGGTCCAGACGGCAGTGATGAACCTGTCGAGGGGGGACATCAACGCCCTAGTGAAGACCCTCAGGCATGAGAGGAAGATGGAGGAGGGGCTTGTACCTAGAGTCAGACCGCTGAAGATGGTCTATGAGAGGGAAGTCGCTACTCTAGTTGTGGCCAAAAAGATCCCCTCCCATCTAGGGAAGTGTCCCTTCACCCAAGGGATGAGGATAGGTGTGAGGAGGGAGATAGATTACTTGGAGGACCACATCCCCGGTACTAAGGTTAAGGCACTTCATACCTTCTCTCTGATCTCCCACGGGTTATCGCCAGATGTACAGCTCAGGAGATGCCGCGTGTGCGGTGAACCAACCACGACGGAGATGTGTAAGGCCTGCCAGTTCAAGAGAGAGTTGTCTACTTTCCTTCACCGGGACCTAGTTCGGCCGCTCAATCTGGAAAAGGTAAGAAAGGATAGAGATCTGTGGGACTAA
- the apgM gene encoding 2,3-bisphosphoglycerate-independent phosphoglycerate mutase, translating into MRKVMLIILDGLGDRPHPSLKHLTPLQAAEIPNMDLMASKGLLGMQYPIAPGIPPGSDTGHLSLFGYSLDEEYPGRGIFEALGESITPRGGVAFRANFATVSERSGELIVEDRRAGRISGEDAEILASEISRMSLLGGEVEAEFVHTLEHRGFLILRGEGLSSQVTDVDPHEEGYPVLEPLPIEEEAIKTARALKEFLIRSYEILKGHEVNKRRVREGKPSANFILPRGASKSVNLERFGERWGFNPAAVAAGPMYKGIARALGFEVHHPEGATGLPDSNFHGKIREALDLLEEFDFVYVHMKGTDVASHRKDPKLKVEVLERIDEALEQIIDPPEDLLVVITGDHATPCLLGKHSGDPVPILFFGRGLPRDDASNFHELDASLGGAGWFLGGDLMKLILNYSDRSLEYGLRPLPKRKWYIPRREELVPFRI; encoded by the coding sequence ATGAGAAAGGTAATGCTCATCATCTTGGATGGTTTGGGTGATAGGCCTCATCCTTCATTAAAGCACTTGACGCCCCTCCAGGCTGCAGAAATACCGAACATGGATCTCATGGCATCTAAGGGTCTGTTGGGTATGCAGTATCCTATAGCTCCGGGAATCCCCCCAGGGAGTGACACCGGGCACCTCTCCTTGTTCGGCTACAGCTTAGACGAGGAGTACCCAGGAAGAGGGATATTTGAAGCCTTGGGAGAGAGTATAACGCCGAGAGGAGGCGTCGCTTTCAGGGCCAACTTTGCCACAGTCTCCGAGAGGAGCGGTGAACTAATAGTGGAAGATAGGAGGGCTGGGAGGATATCTGGTGAGGATGCTGAGATCTTAGCCTCCGAGATATCCAGAATGAGCCTCTTAGGGGGTGAAGTAGAGGCCGAGTTCGTGCATACCTTGGAGCATAGGGGCTTCCTCATCCTGAGGGGGGAGGGCCTTAGTAGTCAAGTAACCGATGTTGATCCACATGAGGAGGGATACCCTGTTTTAGAACCCCTACCCATTGAAGAGGAAGCGATTAAAACAGCCAGAGCTCTAAAGGAATTCCTCATAAGATCTTACGAGATCCTTAAAGGGCATGAAGTCAACAAGAGGAGGGTTAGGGAGGGCAAACCATCAGCAAACTTCATATTGCCAAGAGGAGCCTCGAAATCGGTTAATCTGGAGAGATTCGGTGAGAGATGGGGATTTAACCCGGCAGCAGTAGCCGCCGGTCCCATGTACAAGGGAATAGCTAGGGCCTTGGGTTTCGAGGTACATCATCCAGAGGGAGCCACAGGACTACCTGATTCCAATTTCCATGGAAAGATCAGGGAAGCGCTGGATCTCTTGGAAGAGTTCGACTTCGTGTATGTGCACATGAAGGGCACAGACGTTGCATCTCACAGGAAAGACCCCAAGTTAAAGGTCGAGGTCTTGGAAAGGATAGACGAGGCCTTGGAGCAGATCATAGACCCCCCTGAAGATCTACTAGTGGTGATCACGGGAGACCACGCTACTCCCTGCCTGCTGGGCAAGCACAGCGGAGATCCCGTTCCAATCCTCTTCTTCGGAAGGGGTCTGCCTAGAGATGACGCTTCCAACTTCCACGAACTGGACGCATCACTAGGAGGAGCGGGTTGGTTCCTCGGAGGAGACCTAATGAAGCTGATTCTGAACTACTCGGATAGGTCTCTGGAGTACGGCCTGAGACCATTACCTAAGAGGAAATGGTACATACCAAGGAGGGAGGAACTGGTTCCTTTCAGGATTTAG
- a CDS encoding PAC2 family protein — MGWMKVKDISEPLKADVAVLGFPGMANVGEQVITYLIKNLDPVPVAKIYSEYLMFPNNMVGISVLEGGRFTLPSISVFQAKDPSIALVTSDVQPVPWGGMEVASKVLEILDRMGVTKTVVVTGFVDENYAGKVLAFGDDEELLGRFLSAGALKESLIKSVIGLAGSMLGMAKIRGLNSVVLSGVAPDYSPDPKAAKGVLEVLDKTFSLGLDFEMIDKQIEEIERIKSELIKEIERRIREELGGHGEMDESAEYVG, encoded by the coding sequence ATGGGATGGATGAAAGTTAAAGATATCTCTGAGCCTTTGAAGGCCGATGTGGCCGTGCTTGGGTTCCCTGGCATGGCCAATGTCGGTGAGCAAGTGATAACTTACCTGATAAAGAATTTAGATCCGGTTCCAGTAGCCAAGATCTACTCGGAGTACCTCATGTTTCCCAACAACATGGTGGGCATTTCAGTGCTCGAGGGGGGGAGGTTCACACTCCCGTCAATATCCGTGTTTCAAGCTAAAGATCCATCAATAGCCTTAGTGACCAGCGATGTCCAGCCGGTTCCATGGGGGGGAATGGAAGTTGCGAGCAAGGTCTTGGAGATCCTCGATAGGATGGGGGTCACTAAGACTGTGGTGGTGACGGGTTTCGTGGATGAGAACTATGCTGGTAAGGTTCTGGCTTTCGGCGACGATGAGGAACTACTGGGTAGATTTTTAAGTGCTGGTGCCCTTAAGGAAAGCTTGATCAAGTCTGTTATAGGTCTAGCTGGTTCGATGTTGGGTATGGCCAAAATAAGGGGATTAAACAGTGTGGTACTGAGTGGAGTGGCTCCTGATTATTCACCGGATCCCAAGGCAGCGAAAGGAGTGCTTGAGGTCTTGGACAAGACCTTCTCGTTGGGCTTGGACTTTGAGATGATAGACAAGCAGATAGAGGAGATAGAAAGGATAAAGAGTGAGTTGATAAAGGAAATAGAACGCAGGATCAGGGAGGAACTAGGAGGACACGGTGAGATGGATGAGTCCGCGGAGTACGTCGGGTAG
- a CDS encoding PadR family transcriptional regulator, whose translation MSPRSTSGRLPAPLQRLKDKLTKENLWLYVLSILRERPAYPYEISDLIEERFGWRPARVTAYIVMRSLKSKGYVKMSKRKGEETGKMRNYYEITESGRKLLDEGLSFLEITLESLKRESGKEGAG comes from the coding sequence ATGAGTCCGCGGAGTACGTCGGGTAGGCTCCCCGCACCCCTTCAGAGGTTGAAAGACAAGCTAACGAAGGAGAATCTCTGGTTATACGTGCTATCCATTCTCAGGGAGAGACCGGCATATCCTTACGAGATATCGGATCTAATAGAGGAGAGGTTCGGATGGAGACCGGCTAGAGTAACTGCGTACATAGTGATGAGGTCCCTCAAATCCAAGGGATATGTGAAGATGTCAAAGAGGAAGGGCGAAGAGACAGGCAAGATGAGAAACTACTACGAGATAACCGAGTCAGGGCGGAAGCTTCTTGATGAGGGTCTCTCGTTCCTTGAAATAACACTGGAGTCTTTGAAGAGAGAGTCAGGGAAGGAAGGTGCTGGATGA
- a CDS encoding DUF354 domain-containing protein: MKVWLDVITPKQARLMSAIASFLNSDYLITVKGLEESVSLLKKLGSRHKVVGKYAIGGLKDKLLSYAERVELLLDTAFDFDPDVLISFSSPEAVRVAFGLSIKAVTMNDTPHSYHVARLTFPLSWRVVYPEAIPENEMLRLGASKDSLISYAGVDEVAWVRDYALSTLPESREFKVFIRPEESGASYLLGRGRSIALELVKAVLEMGAEVIVKPRYESQVEELTKMRAFREGRLLVLRGAVDTLDLFSKISLVITGGGTMAREAALLGTPSISVFPLDVRLYVNEYLRERGFPIWRSRKLEEAERLVTNILRDPDSFIVDTRDMLLALEDPRNVIASILGEIND; this comes from the coding sequence ATGAAGGTATGGCTCGACGTCATAACTCCCAAACAGGCCAGATTGATGTCGGCTATAGCTTCTTTCCTGAATTCAGACTACCTAATAACTGTAAAGGGATTGGAGGAGTCAGTATCCCTGCTGAAAAAGCTGGGGAGCAGGCATAAGGTCGTGGGGAAGTATGCCATCGGGGGGCTCAAGGATAAGCTCCTATCATACGCTGAGAGAGTCGAACTACTGCTAGATACCGCCTTTGACTTTGATCCGGACGTTTTGATATCTTTCTCCTCACCTGAGGCTGTTAGAGTGGCTTTCGGCCTCTCTATCAAGGCCGTCACCATGAATGACACACCCCATTCGTATCATGTCGCTAGGCTGACCTTTCCCTTATCTTGGAGAGTCGTTTATCCAGAAGCCATCCCGGAGAATGAGATGCTTAGATTAGGGGCTTCTAAGGACTCCTTGATCTCTTATGCTGGCGTGGATGAGGTCGCTTGGGTAAGAGATTACGCTCTATCGACCCTGCCTGAGAGCAGGGAGTTCAAGGTATTTATAAGGCCCGAGGAGAGTGGCGCCTCCTATTTGCTTGGGAGGGGTAGGTCTATAGCGCTGGAACTCGTAAAGGCTGTACTAGAGATGGGAGCGGAGGTTATAGTCAAACCGAGGTACGAGAGTCAAGTCGAGGAACTTACTAAAATGAGGGCCTTCAGGGAGGGAAGGCTCTTAGTTTTAAGGGGTGCTGTTGACACTCTGGACCTCTTCAGCAAGATTTCCCTAGTGATAACTGGTGGGGGAACCATGGCACGGGAGGCAGCTCTCTTGGGGACTCCCTCCATATCTGTATTTCCGCTTGATGTGAGATTGTATGTCAACGAGTATCTGAGGGAGAGAGGTTTTCCTATCTGGAGATCTAGGAAGTTAGAGGAAGCCGAGCGTCTCGTGACGAACATACTTAGGGATCCTGATTCCTTCATCGTGGACACGAGAGATATGTTGCTTGCCCTTGAGGATCCCAGGAATGTAATCGCTTCCATCTTGGGTGAGATTAATGACTAA
- a CDS encoding FAD-dependent oxidoreductase, translating to MQYVVVGHGTAGQTAAAVLKKVDPDSEVYVIEKGKHVSIHPCALPMVLGGRLPLEAVIETAPKGRINVLLRSEAKHINLEDKTLIFERDGETDEIPYDRLIIATGLKPIFPKVEGIDLEGVGTVWDVESVERLSRVLGNRVVVVGGSATGIEVAAELARTGRDVTLIEAMGQLMPGKIDPPIASSVAKALTDMGVKVKLKTPMTKLEGSGGRLRSVVTPTGKIEAETAVVVIGAKPNSDLAAASGLKIGDTGAVKVDDYLFTSDPHVLAAGDVAEVRDFVTGQPTATGLASTALVQGRIAAENAAGLKVRYKGALSPYLVSVGIYWFGGVGISASKAEKLGIEYRAFRFAGSDLPRYMPERDRFVVWLVTDPKGKLLGAQVFGRRGVRERVVFLTAAIYAGFYVQDMRLMEFAYQPEVCDLLDPVAVAAEGMSRKYRLLESTSDQLG from the coding sequence ATGCAATATGTAGTCGTGGGGCATGGCACAGCCGGGCAGACAGCTGCAGCCGTTTTGAAGAAGGTAGATCCGGATTCGGAAGTTTACGTGATAGAAAAGGGAAAACACGTCTCCATTCATCCATGCGCCTTACCTATGGTCTTGGGAGGCAGACTACCTCTGGAAGCGGTCATAGAGACGGCACCAAAGGGAAGGATTAACGTGCTGCTCAGATCAGAGGCGAAACACATTAACTTGGAGGATAAAACCCTTATCTTCGAGAGGGATGGTGAGACAGATGAGATACCTTACGATCGGCTGATAATAGCTACCGGGCTCAAGCCCATATTCCCCAAGGTCGAGGGCATTGACCTAGAAGGGGTCGGAACCGTGTGGGACGTCGAATCTGTCGAGAGGCTCAGCAGAGTCTTGGGAAACAGGGTGGTCGTGGTTGGTGGTAGTGCCACGGGAATAGAGGTCGCGGCAGAGCTAGCTAGAACTGGCCGAGATGTAACGCTAATAGAGGCCATGGGACAGCTCATGCCCGGGAAGATAGATCCCCCAATAGCCTCATCCGTAGCCAAGGCGCTCACCGACATGGGAGTCAAGGTAAAGCTGAAGACGCCCATGACTAAGCTGGAGGGATCGGGCGGCAGACTCCGATCCGTTGTAACACCTACCGGGAAGATAGAGGCCGAAACGGCCGTGGTCGTCATAGGAGCCAAGCCTAATTCAGATTTAGCCGCTGCATCAGGGTTGAAGATAGGCGACACGGGTGCCGTCAAGGTGGACGATTATCTCTTCACATCCGACCCTCATGTCCTCGCAGCAGGCGACGTCGCTGAGGTGAGGGATTTCGTAACGGGTCAGCCGACGGCAACCGGTCTGGCATCAACGGCTCTTGTTCAAGGTAGAATAGCGGCTGAGAACGCAGCAGGCCTTAAAGTCAGATACAAAGGGGCTCTTTCCCCGTATTTGGTCTCTGTGGGTATCTACTGGTTCGGTGGGGTCGGTATATCGGCTAGTAAGGCGGAAAAACTCGGGATAGAATATAGAGCATTCAGATTTGCTGGATCCGACCTCCCGAGATACATGCCGGAGAGGGACAGATTCGTGGTGTGGCTGGTGACCGATCCCAAGGGAAAACTGTTGGGCGCTCAGGTCTTCGGGAGGAGGGGGGTGAGGGAGAGGGTAGTCTTCCTGACAGCCGCCATTTACGCGGGCTTCTATGTGCAGGACATGAGGCTGATGGAGTTCGCTTATCAGCCAGAGGTATGTGACCTTTTAGATCCAGTTGCAGTGGCTGCGGAGGGGATGAGCAGGAAGTACCGGCTATTGGAATCTACCAGTGACCAGCTTGGCTAG
- a CDS encoding PAC2 family protein, with amino-acid sequence MGYVELVRLEEVAPRDPILIQGVPGLGLVGKIAASYLIRKSEAKKIAVIYSDYLPLPDGSSGVRVEGDEIQPPTYEIYLVEGPENDVLVLTSEVQPIAFGQYKIGELVLDFAQELGVTTVITMGGYVPGSPDVTGVFACTNDEDFMKVLESIGVKPLTGGYVTGAAGLLVGLADLRGLTSACLLGTTSGAFPDPKASKMVLEVIDALYGLNMDLEELEREAEMAEEVIKEEIKLSEGAEYKPEEEEKGLPYHG; translated from the coding sequence GTGGGATACGTTGAACTAGTAAGACTAGAGGAAGTAGCGCCGAGGGATCCTATCCTGATACAGGGGGTCCCAGGGCTCGGTCTAGTGGGGAAGATAGCTGCCAGCTATCTCATTAGAAAGTCCGAAGCCAAGAAGATAGCGGTCATCTACAGCGATTACCTGCCACTGCCGGATGGATCCTCCGGTGTGAGGGTTGAGGGGGATGAGATACAACCACCTACCTACGAGATCTACCTAGTTGAGGGACCTGAGAATGACGTTTTGGTGCTCACCTCCGAGGTTCAGCCAATCGCCTTCGGCCAATATAAGATAGGGGAACTCGTGCTGGACTTCGCTCAGGAGTTGGGGGTTACCACGGTCATTACCATGGGTGGGTACGTTCCAGGATCGCCCGATGTGACGGGGGTCTTCGCCTGCACTAACGACGAGGACTTCATGAAGGTCTTGGAGTCTATTGGTGTCAAGCCCCTAACCGGCGGTTATGTGACTGGAGCAGCTGGTCTCCTAGTTGGGCTCGCTGATCTCAGGGGGTTAACGAGCGCCTGTCTCCTCGGAACTACCAGCGGCGCCTTTCCCGATCCCAAGGCGTCTAAGATGGTATTGGAGGTAATCGATGCTCTGTATGGCCTGAATATGGACTTAGAGGAGTTGGAGAGGGAAGCGGAGATGGCGGAAGAGGTAATCAAGGAAGAAATAAAGCTCAGTGAAGGAGCCGAGTATAAACCGGAGGAGGAAGAGAAGGGTCTCCCTTACCACGGTTAG
- a CDS encoding prohibitin family protein translates to MPGRDDEIPVYTPELPYQPKISGRVLLAAALVILLLIASFLSVYTVELGYAAVTVDPFTGDISGPVIGPKVAFKMPWQSVKKVYIATDAVHMWTDVNAVQHGYGSAIGDYPAIESLTKDGLQAWVDLTVRWHIIPSSVPKIVESYPALDYEEKLIIPEIRKIARDVLSKYEAAEVPVARDRISGEIFSFLQEVFAKDETTGGGIVIDEVYVRNIKLPEEFLKAIQEKLTSQQRMIAAYYDRNRTIILANASATAKVLEAEGEAKSRIIIANGTARSIDILVRSGADPDKIAPLVIYLEGLKDIAKANATIIVTAGEATPIMYPIQTSAGG, encoded by the coding sequence ATGCCTGGAAGAGACGACGAGATACCTGTGTATACGCCTGAACTTCCCTACCAGCCTAAAATTAGTGGTAGAGTGTTGTTAGCCGCTGCCCTTGTGATCCTCCTGCTGATAGCCTCTTTCCTGAGTGTATATACCGTTGAACTGGGTTATGCAGCCGTGACAGTGGATCCTTTCACAGGTGATATATCGGGGCCAGTTATAGGGCCTAAGGTCGCCTTCAAGATGCCCTGGCAGTCGGTCAAGAAGGTCTACATTGCCACGGACGCCGTCCACATGTGGACCGATGTCAACGCTGTCCAGCACGGTTACGGTAGCGCTATAGGAGACTATCCGGCTATAGAATCACTCACCAAAGATGGACTACAGGCTTGGGTGGACCTGACTGTAAGGTGGCACATAATCCCGAGCTCGGTACCAAAGATCGTGGAATCTTACCCAGCTCTGGACTACGAGGAGAAGCTGATAATACCTGAGATAAGGAAGATCGCCAGAGACGTTCTCTCCAAGTACGAGGCTGCCGAAGTACCCGTAGCTAGGGACAGGATTAGCGGTGAGATATTCAGCTTCCTCCAAGAGGTGTTCGCCAAGGACGAGACGACAGGCGGAGGTATAGTGATAGATGAGGTCTACGTCAGGAACATAAAGCTTCCTGAGGAATTCCTGAAGGCCATTCAGGAGAAGCTAACATCTCAGCAGAGGATGATAGCTGCTTACTACGACAGGAACAGGACCATAATACTCGCTAACGCCTCAGCCACTGCCAAGGTGCTCGAGGCCGAGGGTGAGGCTAAGTCAAGGATCATAATAGCCAATGGGACGGCGAGATCCATAGACATACTAGTTAGATCGGGAGCCGATCCGGATAAGATAGCACCACTAGTCATCTACCTAGAGGGGTTAAAGGACATAGCCAAGGCCAATGCTACCATAATAGTCACGGCCGGGGAGGCTACCCCTATTATGTATCCCATACAGACTAGTGCGGGTGGTTGA
- a CDS encoding DUF296 domain-containing protein produces MKSFGVRKVHVIRVDRGEEVVSSVIKACSEAGIGGAVLSGLGLLSKAKLAVFNPEKEEYETFDVDTPMELASLAGNVSLREGKPFAHIHVVLGNKERTVAGHLVEGYVGGTCEIAIIELEGELKRDLKRGGLFLLNV; encoded by the coding sequence TTGAAGTCGTTCGGCGTCAGGAAGGTACATGTGATCAGAGTGGATCGGGGAGAGGAGGTCGTCTCCTCAGTAATTAAGGCCTGCTCCGAGGCGGGAATAGGAGGGGCGGTTCTATCTGGCTTGGGACTGTTGAGCAAGGCTAAACTTGCCGTGTTCAATCCAGAGAAGGAGGAGTACGAGACCTTTGATGTGGATACGCCAATGGAGCTAGCCTCCCTAGCTGGGAATGTGAGCCTCAGGGAAGGGAAGCCCTTTGCTCACATCCATGTGGTCTTGGGGAATAAGGAGAGAACAGTGGCGGGCCATCTTGTCGAGGGATACGTCGGAGGGACGTGTGAAATTGCGATTATAGAACTTGAAGGGGAGCTGAAAAGGGATCTAAAGAGAGGAGGTCTCTTCCTCCTGAACGTGTGA
- the surE gene encoding 5'/3'-nucleotidase SurE has translation MDYHILLTNDDGLHSAPFRAFWTGLMERKIGKVTVVVPEHEMSAAGKGITLHKPLRIRKLPVKVRGFGYREAFTVSGTPGDAVTVAVKYIMDSEPDVVVSGVNVGDNITLDNIFTSGTIAAALQGTIMGITSSAFSVEIPAGQPSRPVDRFLPQARLAAIITEWLVRKGLPEGVDLLNVNFPYKISEDTPIRVTRLARMKFENYVLERIDTRGNPYYWLGGNPVPVTEKDRGTDLYALMVERAVSITPISLDLSVRELNCEELNRKRRRALEEIASLVDQLKGYLMDLTGKHSHVQEEETSSL, from the coding sequence ATGGATTATCACATCCTCCTCACGAACGATGATGGGCTTCATTCTGCCCCTTTCAGGGCTTTTTGGACTGGTCTAATGGAGAGGAAGATCGGTAAGGTGACTGTTGTTGTCCCCGAGCACGAAATGAGCGCGGCCGGAAAAGGAATAACTCTTCACAAGCCTCTCAGGATAAGGAAGCTTCCTGTAAAGGTTAGGGGTTTCGGGTACAGGGAAGCGTTCACAGTTAGCGGAACCCCTGGAGATGCCGTCACCGTTGCTGTAAAATATATAATGGACTCAGAACCAGATGTTGTGGTCTCCGGTGTAAATGTGGGCGACAACATAACCTTGGACAACATATTCACGAGTGGTACCATAGCGGCAGCCCTGCAAGGCACGATAATGGGGATAACATCATCCGCATTCAGCGTGGAGATACCCGCTGGACAGCCCAGCCGCCCGGTGGACAGGTTTCTACCTCAAGCCAGACTAGCGGCAATTATAACGGAGTGGTTGGTTAGGAAGGGACTGCCGGAGGGCGTAGATCTACTCAACGTGAACTTCCCTTACAAAATATCAGAGGACACGCCCATAAGGGTAACTAGGCTAGCTAGAATGAAGTTTGAGAACTATGTACTGGAAAGAATAGATACTAGAGGGAATCCTTACTATTGGTTGGGTGGAAATCCGGTTCCAGTAACTGAGAAGGATAGGGGCACCGATCTTTACGCTCTAATGGTGGAGAGAGCAGTCTCCATAACCCCCATAAGCTTGGATCTGAGTGTAAGGGAGCTAAACTGTGAAGAGCTGAATAGAAAAAGGAGAAGGGCCTTGGAGGAAATCGCCTCCTTGGTGGATCAGCTCAAGGGGTATCTCATGGATTTGACCGGAAAACACTCACACGTTCAGGAGGAAGAGACCTCCTCTCTTTAG